A region of Pseudomonas cavernicola DNA encodes the following proteins:
- the rlmKL gene encoding bifunctional 23S rRNA (guanine(2069)-N(7))-methyltransferase RlmK/23S rRNA (guanine(2445)-N(2))-methyltransferase RlmL: MSDRYELFLTCPKGLEGLLAEEATGLGLEETREHTSAIRGFAELETAYRLCLWSRLANRVLLVLKRFPMSNADDLYQGVLEVDWAEHLEPTGSLAVEFSGNGSGIDNTHFGALKVKDAIVDKLRTATGDRPSIDKMNPDLRIHLRLDRGEAILSLDLSGHSLHQRGYRLQQGAAPLKENLAAAILIRAGWPRIAAAGGALADPMCGVGTFLVEAAMIAADIAPNLKRERWGFSAWLGHVPALWKKLHAEALARAEAGLAKPPLWIRGYEADPRLIQPGRNNIERAGLSNWIKVYQGEVATFEPRPDQNQTGLVVCNPPYGERLGDEASLLYLYQNLGERLRQACMNWEAAVFTGAPDLGKRMGIRSHKQYAFWNGALPCKLLLIKVQPEQFVTGERRTPEQREREREQAALGQSEPEVDNKKVESNQAPAQIEQARLSEGGQMFANRLQKNLKLLGKWARREGVNCYRVYDADMPEYALAIDLYHDWVHVQEYAPPRSIDPEKAQARLFDALAAIPQALNVDKAKVIIKRRERQSGTKQYERQATQGRFTEVSEGGVKLLVNLTDYLDTGLFLDHRPLRLRIQREAAGKRFLNLYCYTATATVHAAKGGARSTTSVDLSKTYLDWARRNLSLNGFSDKNRLEQGDVMTWLAADREEYDLIFIDPPTFSNSKRMEGVFDVQRDHVELLDLAMARLAAGGVLYFSNNFRKFQLDEGLAARYVVEEISATTLDPDFARNSKIHRAWRLTAR, translated from the coding sequence ATGTCGGATCGTTATGAACTCTTTCTCACCTGCCCCAAGGGCTTGGAAGGGCTGCTCGCTGAAGAAGCAACCGGTCTGGGGTTGGAGGAAACCCGCGAGCACACCTCGGCAATCCGCGGCTTCGCCGAGTTGGAAACGGCTTACCGCCTGTGCCTCTGGTCGCGCCTGGCCAACCGCGTGTTGCTGGTACTCAAGCGTTTCCCCATGAGTAACGCGGACGATCTCTACCAGGGCGTACTGGAGGTCGACTGGGCCGAGCACCTGGAGCCGACGGGCAGCCTGGCGGTGGAGTTCAGCGGTAATGGTTCCGGCATCGACAACACCCACTTCGGTGCGCTGAAGGTCAAGGACGCGATCGTCGACAAGCTGCGTACTGCTACGGGCGATCGGCCCTCAATCGACAAGATGAACCCGGACTTGCGCATCCATTTGCGCCTGGATCGCGGCGAAGCGATTCTCTCGCTCGACCTCTCCGGTCACAGCCTGCACCAGCGTGGCTATCGCCTGCAGCAGGGCGCGGCGCCGCTCAAGGAAAACCTCGCCGCAGCGATTCTGATCCGTGCTGGCTGGCCGCGAATTGCCGCGGCGGGCGGTGCGCTGGCGGACCCGATGTGCGGTGTCGGCACTTTCCTAGTGGAAGCGGCGATGATCGCGGCGGATATCGCCCCGAACCTCAAGCGCGAGCGCTGGGGCTTCTCGGCCTGGCTGGGGCATGTGCCGGCGTTGTGGAAAAAACTCCATGCCGAAGCCCTGGCCCGTGCCGAAGCCGGGTTGGCGAAGCCGCCGCTGTGGATTCGTGGTTATGAGGCCGACCCACGACTGATCCAGCCGGGGCGAAACAATATCGAGCGCGCCGGGCTGTCGAACTGGATCAAGGTTTACCAGGGTGAAGTGGCGACCTTCGAGCCACGCCCGGATCAGAATCAGACTGGGCTGGTGGTTTGTAACCCACCCTATGGCGAACGCTTGGGTGATGAAGCGAGCCTGCTGTACCTCTACCAAAACCTAGGCGAGCGTCTGCGCCAGGCCTGCATGAATTGGGAGGCGGCGGTGTTTACTGGCGCGCCTGATCTGGGCAAGCGCATGGGCATTCGTAGCCACAAGCAGTACGCCTTCTGGAACGGCGCGCTGCCCTGCAAGCTGCTTCTGATCAAAGTGCAGCCCGAGCAGTTCGTCACCGGCGAGCGTCGTACCCCTGAGCAACGCGAACGTGAGCGTGAACAGGCCGCGTTAGGCCAGTCGGAGCCAGAGGTTGACAACAAAAAGGTCGAAAGCAACCAGGCGCCAGCCCAAATCGAGCAGGCGCGCTTGAGCGAAGGCGGGCAGATGTTCGCCAATCGTCTGCAAAAAAACCTCAAGCTGCTGGGTAAATGGGCTCGTCGTGAAGGTGTCAACTGCTATCGCGTGTATGACGCCGATATGCCGGAGTATGCCCTGGCGATCGATCTCTATCACGACTGGGTGCACGTGCAGGAGTACGCACCGCCGCGCTCGATCGACCCGGAGAAGGCCCAGGCTCGTCTGTTCGATGCGTTGGCGGCGATTCCCCAGGCGCTCAATGTCGACAAGGCGAAAGTCATCATCAAGCGCCGTGAGCGCCAGAGCGGCACCAAGCAATACGAGCGTCAAGCGACTCAAGGGCGTTTTACCGAGGTCAGCGAAGGCGGGGTGAAGTTGTTGGTCAACCTCACGGATTACCTCGACACCGGTTTGTTCCTTGACCATCGCCCGCTGCGCCTGCGCATCCAGCGTGAAGCTGCTGGTAAGCGTTTCCTCAACCTGTATTGCTACACCGCCACGGCCACCGTGCATGCGGCCAAGGGCGGGGCGCGCAGCACCACCAGCGTCGACTTGTCGAAGACCTACCTCGACTGGGCGCGGCGAAACTTGTCGCTGAATGGTTTCTCCGACAAGAACCGTTTGGAGCAGGGGGATGTGATGACCTGGTTGGCGGCGGATCGGGAGGAGTACGACCTGATCTTTATCGACCCGCCGACTTTCTCCAACTCCAAGCGAATGGAGGGGGTGTTCGACGTCCAGCGAGACCATGTCGAGTTGCTTGACCTGGCCATGGCGCGCTTGGCGGCCGGCGGGGTGCTGTATTTCTCCAACAACTTCCGCAAATTCCAGCTCGATGAAGGCTTGGCGGCGCGCTATGTGGTGGAGGAGATCAGTGCGACGACCCTGGACCCGGACTTCGCGCGTAATTCGAAGATCCACCGGGCTTGGCGCTTGACTGCACGCTGA
- the rmf gene encoding ribosome modulation factor, with product MRRLKRDPLERAFLRGYQYGIHGKSRELCPFTLPSVRQAWINGWREGRGDQWDGMTGTAGIHRLNELHAVG from the coding sequence ATGAGAAGACTTAAGCGTGATCCTTTAGAAAGAGCGTTTTTGCGCGGTTATCAATATGGCATCCATGGCAAATCTCGCGAACTGTGTCCATTCACCCTTCCGTCCGTACGCCAAGCCTGGATTAACGGCTGGCGCGAGGGTCGCGGCGACCAATGGGACGGCATGACCGGTACAGCCGGTATCCATCGACTCAACGAACTTCACGCTGTCGGCTGA
- a CDS encoding quinone-dependent dihydroorotate dehydrogenase, with amino-acid sequence MYTLARELLFNLSPETSHELSIDLIGAGGRLGLNGLLSKAPASLPVRVMGLDFPNPVGLAAGLDKNGDAIDGFAQLGFGFVEIGTVTPRPQPGNPKPRLFRLPQAEAIINRMGFNNHGVDHLLARVKAAKFTGVLGINIGKNFDTPVERAVDDYLLCLDKVYAHASYVTVNVSSPNTPGLRSLQFGDSLKQLLEALRKRQEDLALQHGKRVPLAIKIAPDMTDAEIVEVAAALLDSGMDAVIATNTTLGREGVEGLPFGDEAGGLSGAPVRDKSTHTVQVLAAELAGRLPIIAVGGITEGKHAAEKIAAGASLVQIYSGFIYKGPALIREAVDAIAALPRQ; translated from the coding sequence ATGTATACCCTGGCCCGCGAGCTGCTGTTCAACCTGTCCCCGGAAACCTCTCACGAGCTGTCTATTGACCTGATCGGCGCCGGTGGCCGTCTGGGTTTGAATGGTCTGTTGAGCAAGGCGCCGGCCAGCCTGCCGGTGCGCGTGATGGGGTTGGACTTCCCGAATCCGGTGGGTTTGGCTGCTGGCCTGGATAAGAACGGCGATGCCATCGACGGCTTTGCGCAACTGGGTTTTGGTTTCGTCGAAATCGGAACCGTCACTCCACGTCCGCAGCCGGGTAACCCCAAGCCACGGTTATTCCGTTTGCCGCAAGCCGAAGCGATCATCAACCGCATGGGCTTCAACAACCATGGTGTCGATCATCTGTTGGCGCGGGTCAAAGCCGCTAAGTTCACCGGCGTGCTCGGTATCAATATCGGCAAGAATTTCGATACGCCGGTCGAGCGCGCGGTGGACGATTACTTGCTGTGCCTGGACAAGGTCTATGCCCACGCCAGCTACGTCACTGTCAACGTCAGTTCGCCGAACACCCCCGGCTTGCGCAGCTTGCAGTTTGGCGACTCGCTGAAACAGTTGCTCGAAGCCCTGCGCAAACGTCAGGAGGACCTCGCTCTGCAGCACGGCAAGCGGGTCCCGCTGGCGATCAAGATTGCTCCGGATATGACTGATGCAGAGATTGTCGAGGTCGCTGCAGCGTTGCTGGACTCGGGTATGGATGCGGTGATTGCGACTAACACCACCCTCGGGCGCGAGGGTGTCGAAGGTTTGCCGTTTGGCGATGAGGCCGGAGGCCTGTCTGGCGCACCGGTGCGCGACAAGAGTACGCATACGGTACAAGTGCTGGCGGCTGAGTTGGCGGGGCGTCTGCCGATTATTGCCGTTGGCGGTATCACAGAAGGTAAACACGCGGCTGAGAAGATCGCCGCCGGAGCCAGCTTGGTGCAGATTTATTCCGGCTTTATCTACAAGGGCCCGGCGCTGATTCGCGAAGCGGTGGATGCCATCGCGGCGCTGCCGCGTCAGTAA
- a CDS encoding DUF2835 domain-containing protein, producing MPSLELDIALSAERLRAVYLGHANRVLLHSRDGRRVSLPARHLRPFLTHEGVYGSFELDFSVAGELLSLRRVG from the coding sequence ATGCCCAGCCTGGAGCTGGATATTGCCTTATCCGCTGAACGTTTGCGTGCGGTCTATCTGGGCCATGCCAATCGCGTCTTGTTACACAGTCGTGACGGTCGGCGCGTCAGTTTGCCAGCTCGTCATTTGCGGCCTTTTCTAACCCATGAAGGCGTTTACGGCTCCTTTGAGCTGGACTTCAGTGTCGCCGGTGAGCTGTTGAGCTTGCGTCGCGTGGGCTGA
- a CDS encoding DUF6685 family protein produces MSLTEQPTTLTARLTALAQRLGLTSRAPRQVLERASVLRLPFQPLPQPHEQIWWHTGPPLQRLVDLPRNALSGPVQEDKAQAHSMLIRVIEQEQQQLNSFDLRLIDGLCGSDPDAQPYASFEDYSATPACRGIRIISYKDFVKTISQALPRFLGGERISLRQASWYGKRMFWAGEHHVEAFACAIAYARRRGLEVTLPAELTYYRLRPSGLDELQERYHVLAMPVQAWSDPAFMGLLLDNGLPYARLSLLRNPGAPEFLLLPKHNPEATALGEGLRLAGAPDVVAYLRQLKA; encoded by the coding sequence ATGAGTCTGACCGAGCAACCCACAACGCTGACCGCCCGCCTGACGGCACTCGCCCAACGCCTGGGCCTGACCAGCCGTGCGCCACGCCAGGTACTGGAACGTGCCAGCGTCTTACGGTTGCCGTTCCAACCGTTACCGCAACCCCACGAACAAATCTGGTGGCACACCGGCCCACCGCTGCAGCGCTTGGTCGACTTACCGCGTAACGCCCTCTCCGGCCCGGTTCAAGAGGACAAGGCGCAAGCCCACTCCATGTTGATCCGCGTGATAGAGCAGGAACAGCAACAGCTGAATTCCTTCGACCTGCGCCTGATCGACGGCCTTTGTGGCAGTGACCCGGATGCGCAACCCTACGCCAGCTTCGAGGACTACAGCGCAACGCCAGCCTGTCGCGGCATACGCATCATCAGCTACAAGGATTTCGTCAAAACCATCAGCCAAGCCTTACCGCGCTTCCTCGGCGGCGAGCGGATCAGCCTGCGTCAGGCCAGCTGGTACGGCAAACGCATGTTCTGGGCTGGCGAGCACCATGTTGAAGCGTTCGCCTGCGCCATCGCCTACGCCCGCCGGCGTGGCCTGGAGGTAACCCTACCAGCCGAGCTGACCTACTATCGCTTGCGCCCCAGCGGGCTCGACGAACTGCAAGAGCGCTATCACGTGCTGGCCATGCCAGTGCAAGCCTGGAGCGATCCAGCCTTTATGGGGCTGCTGCTGGATAACGGCCTGCCCTATGCGCGCCTCTCACTGCTGCGCAATCCTGGCGCCCCGGAGTTCCTACTGCTGCCGAAACACAACCCGGAGGCCACCGCCCTCGGCGAAGGTTTGCGCCTGGCTGGCGCACCGGATGTGGTGGCTTACCTGCGCCAGCTGAAAGCCTGA
- a CDS encoding NAD-glutamate dehydrogenase translates to MAFFTAASKADFQHQLQAALAQHVSEQALPQVALFAEQFFGIIALDELTQRRLSDLVGCTLSAWRLLERFDHAKPEARVFNPDYEKHGWQSTHTAVEVLHPDIPFLVDSVRMELNRRGYSIHTLQNSVLSVRRNKKGELLEVLPKGTLGKDVLQESLIFLEIDRSANANELRTLEHALLEVLEEVRVTVADFLPMRAKAEELLAWLGKAKLKVDVAELAEIKVFLEWLLDNHFTFLGYEEFTVADETDGGHIVYDEASLLGLSKRLRAGLTKEDLHIESYAVKYLREPVLLSFAKAAQPSRVHRPAYPDFVSIRELDAKGKVIKECRFLGIYTSISYSESVREIPYIRRKVAEVEQRSGFTAQGHLGKELVKVLEVLPRDDLFQTPVDELYSTSLAIVQIQERNKIRLFLRADPYGRFVYALAYVPRDVYSTETRMRIQQVLVDRLQATDCEFWTYFSESVLARVQFILRIDPKTKLQIDPQQIEREVIQACRSWKDDYAGLVVESFGEAKGTKVLADIPKSFPAGYRERFAPHSAVVDMQHLLSLSDERPLVMSFYQPLTAGEQQLHCKLYHADTPLALSDVLPILENLGLRVLGEFPYRLLHQSGREFWIHDFAFTPHVERQGEVLEVDIQQLNDTLQDAFVQIVGGAAENDAFNRLVLTAAMPWRDVALLRAYARYLKQIRLGFDLSYIANTLLNHVDIAKELVRLFKTRFYLARKLTADDLADKQQRLEQAILSALDDVAVLNEDRILRRYLDLIKATLRTNFYQTDAHGQNKSYFSFKFNPRAIPELPKPVPMFEIFVYSPRVEGVHLRGGKVARGGLRWSDREEDFRTEVLGLVKAQQVKNAVIVPVGAKGGFIPRRLPIGGSRDEIQAEGIACYRIFISGLLDITDNLKEGAVVPPLNVVRHDADDPYLVVAADKGTATFSDIANGIAAEYGFWLGDAFASGGSAGYDHKGMGITAKGGWVSVQRHFRERGIDVQKDHTTVIGIGDMAGDVFGNGLLLSDKLQMVAAFNHQHIFIDPNPDAAKSFVERQRLFDLPRSSWADYDATLISAGGGIFLRAAKSIAISDEMKERFDISADKLPPTELLNALLKAPVDLLWNGGIGTYVKSSNESHVDVGDKANDALRVDGCELRARVVGEGGNLGMTQLGRVEFGLNGGASNTDFIDNAGGVDCSDHEVNIKILLNEIVAAGDMTGKQRNKLLAEMTDAVGNLVLGNNYKQTQALSLAQRRARERIGEYKRLIVALENDGKLDRAMEFLPSDELLAERIANGQGLTRPELSVLISYSKIDLKESLLKSLVPDDDYLACEMETAFPPLLTKKFAEPMRRHRLKREIVSTQIANDLVNHMGITFVQRLKESTGMSAANVAGAYVIVRDVFRLPHWWKQIEALDYQVPAELQLQLMDELMRLGRRATRWFLRSRRNELDAARDVAHFAPRIEALAGRLDELLEGPAREQWLARFQGYVEAGAPEELARVVAGTSHLYTLLPIIEAADVTGQEPAQVAAAYFAVGGALDLSWYLQQITSLPVENNWQALAREAFRDDLDWQQRAITVSVLQMADGPADIEARAALWLEQHRPLVERWRAMLTELRATSATDYAMYAVANRELLDLAQSSQHGTCIP, encoded by the coding sequence ATGGCGTTCTTTACGGCGGCCAGCAAAGCCGACTTCCAGCATCAACTGCAAGCGGCACTGGCGCAGCACGTTAGCGAGCAGGCGCTGCCACAAGTGGCCCTTTTCGCCGAGCAATTCTTCGGCATCATCGCCCTCGATGAGCTGACCCAGCGTCGGCTTTCCGACCTGGTTGGCTGCACCTTGTCGGCATGGCGGCTGTTAGAGCGCTTCGATCACGCCAAGCCCGAGGCGCGGGTGTTCAACCCCGATTACGAGAAGCACGGCTGGCAATCCACCCACACCGCGGTGGAAGTGCTGCATCCGGATATTCCGTTCCTGGTCGATTCGGTACGTATGGAGCTGAACCGCCGCGGCTACAGCATTCATACCTTACAAAACAGTGTGCTCAGCGTGCGCCGCAACAAGAAAGGCGAGCTGCTGGAAGTCCTGCCCAAAGGTACCCTGGGCAAGGATGTGCTGCAGGAATCCTTGATTTTCCTGGAGATCGACCGCAGCGCCAATGCCAATGAGTTGCGGACGCTGGAGCACGCCCTGCTGGAAGTGCTGGAAGAAGTGCGGGTGACGGTTGCCGACTTCCTGCCGATGCGCGCCAAGGCTGAGGAGCTGCTGGCCTGGCTGGGCAAGGCCAAATTGAAGGTAGATGTCGCCGAGTTGGCTGAAATCAAGGTGTTTCTGGAGTGGCTGCTGGACAATCACTTCACCTTCCTCGGCTACGAGGAGTTCACCGTGGCCGATGAGACTGATGGTGGGCACATTGTCTACGACGAGGCGTCGTTGCTGGGTCTGTCCAAGCGTCTGCGCGCCGGGCTGACGAAAGAAGATCTGCACATTGAGTCTTACGCGGTGAAGTACCTGCGTGAGCCGGTGCTGCTGTCCTTTGCCAAGGCTGCACAGCCGAGCCGTGTACACCGCCCGGCTTACCCGGATTTCGTCTCTATCCGCGAATTGGATGCCAAGGGCAAGGTGATCAAGGAATGCCGCTTCCTGGGCATCTACACCTCCATCTCTTATAGCGAAAGCGTGCGCGAGATTCCGTACATCCGCCGCAAAGTCGCCGAGGTCGAGCAGCGCTCCGGTTTCACCGCGCAGGGGCACCTGGGCAAAGAATTGGTCAAGGTGCTGGAAGTGCTGCCCCGCGATGACTTGTTCCAGACCCCGGTGGACGAGTTGTACAGCACCTCCCTGGCGATCGTGCAGATTCAGGAGCGCAACAAGATCCGCCTGTTCCTGCGCGCGGATCCGTACGGTCGTTTCGTTTACGCCTTGGCTTATGTGCCGCGTGATGTCTACTCCACCGAAACCCGCATGCGCATCCAACAGGTGCTGGTCGACCGCCTGCAGGCGACCGATTGCGAGTTCTGGACCTACTTCTCCGAGTCGGTACTGGCGCGGGTGCAGTTCATTCTGCGCATCGACCCGAAGACCAAGCTGCAGATCGACCCGCAACAGATCGAGCGCGAGGTCATTCAGGCCTGCCGTTCCTGGAAGGACGATTATGCCGGGTTAGTGGTGGAGAGCTTCGGCGAGGCGAAAGGCACCAAGGTGCTGGCCGACATCCCGAAAAGCTTTCCGGCCGGCTATCGCGAGCGCTTCGCGCCGCATTCGGCGGTCGTCGACATGCAGCACCTGCTCAGCCTGTCGGATGAACGCCCGCTGGTGATGAGTTTCTACCAGCCGCTGACTGCCGGCGAGCAGCAGTTGCACTGCAAGCTCTATCACGCCGACACGCCGCTGGCGCTGTCGGATGTTCTGCCGATTCTGGAAAATCTCGGCCTGCGCGTCCTCGGCGAATTCCCTTACCGCTTGCTGCACCAGAGTGGCCGCGAGTTCTGGATTCACGACTTCGCCTTCACCCCCCACGTTGAACGGCAGGGTGAAGTGTTGGAGGTAGATATCCAGCAGCTCAATGACACACTGCAGGATGCCTTCGTGCAGATCGTCGGTGGCGCCGCAGAGAACGATGCCTTCAACCGCCTGGTCCTGACCGCCGCGATGCCTTGGCGTGACGTGGCGCTGCTGCGGGCCTACGCGCGTTACCTGAAACAGATCCGCCTGGGCTTTGACCTCAGCTATATCGCCAACACCTTGCTCAACCATGTCGATATCGCCAAGGAGCTGGTGCGGCTGTTCAAAACCCGTTTCTACCTGGCGCGCAAGCTGACCGCGGACGATCTGGCGGACAAGCAGCAGCGTCTTGAGCAAGCGATTCTGAGTGCGCTGGATGATGTGGCGGTGCTCAACGAAGACCGCATCCTGCGGCGTTACCTGGATCTGATCAAAGCCACGCTGCGGACCAACTTCTACCAAACCGATGCCCACGGTCAGAACAAGTCCTACTTCAGCTTCAAATTCAACCCGCGGGCGATTCCAGAACTGCCGAAACCGGTGCCGATGTTCGAGATCTTCGTCTATTCGCCGCGGGTCGAGGGCGTGCATCTGCGTGGCGGCAAGGTCGCCCGCGGCGGGCTGCGCTGGTCCGACCGGGAAGAAGACTTCCGTACCGAAGTGCTCGGCCTGGTCAAAGCCCAGCAGGTGAAGAACGCGGTGATCGTGCCGGTCGGCGCCAAGGGCGGTTTCATTCCGCGCCGCCTGCCGATCGGCGGCTCGCGCGACGAGATTCAGGCCGAAGGCATCGCCTGCTACCGCATCTTCATCTCCGGCCTGCTGGATATCACCGACAATCTGAAAGAGGGTGCAGTGGTGCCGCCGCTCAACGTGGTGCGGCATGACGCAGACGATCCGTACTTGGTCGTCGCGGCAGACAAGGGCACGGCGACCTTCTCCGATATCGCCAACGGTATCGCCGCGGAATATGGCTTCTGGCTCGGCGATGCGTTCGCCTCGGGGGGCTCTGCCGGTTACGACCACAAAGGCATGGGGATCACCGCCAAAGGCGGCTGGGTCTCGGTGCAGCGGCACTTCCGTGAGCGTGGGATCGACGTGCAAAAGGATCACACCACGGTGATCGGCATCGGCGACATGGCCGGTGACGTGTTCGGTAACGGTCTGCTGCTGTCGGACAAGTTGCAGATGGTCGCGGCCTTCAACCACCAGCACATCTTCATCGACCCCAATCCGGATGCGGCCAAGAGCTTCGTCGAGCGCCAGCGTCTGTTCGATCTGCCGCGCTCGAGCTGGGCAGATTACGACGCCACGCTGATTTCCGCCGGTGGTGGCATCTTCCTGCGCGCCGCGAAGAGCATCGCGATCAGCGATGAGATGAAGGAACGTTTCGACATTAGCGCCGACAAGCTGCCGCCGACGGAGTTGCTCAATGCGCTGCTGAAGGCACCGGTTGATCTGCTGTGGAACGGTGGTATCGGTACTTACGTCAAGTCCAGCAATGAAAGCCACGTCGACGTCGGCGATAAGGCTAACGACGCCCTGCGGGTCGATGGTTGCGAGTTGCGCGCCAGGGTGGTGGGTGAGGGCGGTAACCTCGGCATGACCCAACTTGGGCGTGTCGAGTTCGGCCTCAACGGTGGCGCGAGCAACACCGACTTTATCGACAACGCCGGCGGCGTGGACTGCTCCGACCATGAAGTGAATATCAAGATCCTGCTCAACGAAATCGTTGCCGCTGGTGATATGACCGGTAAGCAGCGCAACAAGCTGCTGGCCGAGATGACTGACGCCGTCGGCAATCTGGTATTGGGCAACAACTACAAGCAGACCCAGGCGCTGTCGCTGGCCCAGCGTCGGGCCCGTGAGCGGATCGGCGAATACAAGCGCCTGATCGTGGCGCTGGAGAACGACGGCAAATTGGACCGGGCGATGGAGTTCCTGCCATCTGACGAATTGCTTGCCGAGCGCATCGCCAACGGCCAGGGCCTGACTCGGCCGGAGCTGTCGGTACTGATTTCCTATAGCAAAATCGACCTCAAGGAGTCGCTGCTGAAGTCCCTGGTGCCGGACGATGATTATCTGGCCTGTGAGATGGAAACCGCCTTCCCGCCGTTGTTGACGAAGAAATTCGCTGAGCCCATGCGTCGTCACCGTCTGAAGCGCGAGATCGTCAGCACCCAGATCGCCAACGATCTGGTCAACCATATGGGTATCACCTTCGTGCAGCGCTTGAAGGAGTCCACCGGCATGAGTGCGGCGAACGTCGCCGGGGCTTATGTCATCGTCCGCGATGTGTTCCGCCTGCCGCACTGGTGGAAGCAGATCGAGGCGCTGGACTACCAAGTACCGGCCGAGCTGCAATTGCAGTTGATGGACGAGTTGATGCGCCTCGGTCGCCGTGCCACCCGCTGGTTCCTGCGTAGCCGTCGCAATGAGCTGGATGCCGCGCGTGATGTCGCTCACTTCGCTCCACGCATTGAGGCGCTGGCCGGGCGTCTTGATGAGTTGCTCGAAGGCCCTGCGCGTGAGCAGTGGCTGGCGCGCTTCCAGGGCTACGTCGAAGCCGGTGCACCGGAGGAACTGGCGCGAGTAGTGGCGGGAACCAGTCATCTGTACACGCTGCTGCCGATCATCGAAGCCGCGGATGTCACCGGGCAGGAACCTGCTCAAGTGGCGGCGGCGTACTTCGCGGTCGGCGGTGCGCTGGATCTGTCCTGGTATCTGCAGCAGATCACCAGCTTGCCGGTGGAAAACAACTGGCAGGCGCTGGCGCGGGAAGCCTTCCGCGACGATCTGGACTGGCAGCAACGGGCAATCACCGTCTCGGTCCTGCAAATGGCCGATGGCCCGGCGGATATCGAGGCGCGTGCAGCGCTTTGGCTGGAGCAGCATCGTCCGCTGGTCGAGCGCTGGCGTGCCATGCTCACCGAACTGCGTGCGACGAGCGCTACCGACTACGCGATGTATGCGGTGGCTAACCGTGAGCTACTCGACCTAGCGCAGAGCAGCCAGCATGGAACCTGTATTCCTTGA
- a CDS encoding AAA family ATPase: protein MEHREALVALRHFLSTQILGQEKLIERLLIALLADGHMLVEGAPGLAKTKAIKELAEGIEAQFHRIQFTPDLLPADITGTEIYRPETGSFVFQQGPIFHNLVLADEINRAPAKVQSALLEAMAERQVSVGRSTYDLSPLFLVMATQNPIEQEGTYPLPEAQLDRFLMYVKIGFPDASVERKILQQARGEALNGETKPEHKVSQQAIFAARKEVLGLYMADAVEEYLVQLVVATRNPGKFDPEMADWISYGASPRGSIALDRCARAHAWLAGRDFVSPEDIQAVLFDVLRHRIILSFEAEAAGIDQDRVLQRILDVVAVA, encoded by the coding sequence ATGGAACACCGTGAAGCGCTTGTCGCGCTGCGACATTTTCTGTCAACACAGATCCTTGGCCAGGAAAAACTCATAGAAAGACTGCTGATTGCCCTGCTCGCCGACGGCCACATGCTGGTCGAGGGGGCTCCCGGTCTGGCCAAGACCAAGGCGATCAAGGAACTGGCCGAAGGTATCGAAGCCCAATTCCATCGCATTCAGTTCACCCCCGACTTGCTCCCGGCGGATATCACTGGCACGGAGATCTATCGCCCGGAAACCGGCAGCTTCGTCTTTCAACAAGGGCCGATTTTTCACAATCTGGTGCTGGCCGACGAGATCAACCGCGCACCGGCGAAGGTCCAGTCGGCGCTACTGGAAGCCATGGCCGAGCGCCAGGTCAGCGTCGGGCGCAGTACTTATGACCTGTCCCCGCTGTTCCTGGTGATGGCGACGCAGAACCCGATCGAGCAGGAAGGCACCTACCCGCTGCCGGAGGCCCAACTCGACCGCTTCCTGATGTATGTGAAAATCGGCTTCCCTGACGCCTCGGTGGAACGCAAGATCCTCCAGCAAGCCCGTGGCGAAGCACTCAACGGCGAAACCAAGCCCGAGCACAAAGTCAGCCAGCAGGCGATCTTCGCCGCGCGCAAAGAAGTGCTCGGTCTCTACATGGCTGACGCGGTGGAGGAATACCTGGTGCAGTTGGTGGTGGCCACCCGCAACCCAGGCAAATTCGACCCGGAAATGGCCGACTGGATTTCCTATGGCGCCAGCCCACGTGGCTCGATCGCGCTGGATCGCTGTGCTCGGGCGCATGCCTGGCTAGCGGGGCGCGACTTCGTCAGCCCGGAAGACATCCAGGCCGTGCTGTTCGATGTGTTGCGCCATCGCATCATTCTGTCGTTTGAAGCGGAAGCGGCAGGCATCGATCAGGACCGGGTGCTGCAACGCATTCTCGACGTGGTCGCCGTAGCCTGA